One region of Triticum aestivum cultivar Chinese Spring chromosome 6B, IWGSC CS RefSeq v2.1, whole genome shotgun sequence genomic DNA includes:
- the LOC543385 gene encoding alpha/beta-gliadin A-V precursor, with protein MKTFLILALLAIVATTATTAVRVPVPQLQPQNPSQQQPQEQVPLVQQQQFPGQQQQFPPQQPYPQPQPFPSQQPYLQLQPFPQPQPFPPQLPYPQPQSFPPQQPYPQQQPQYLQPQQPISQQQAQQQQQQQQQQQQQQQILQQILQQQLIPCRDVVLQQHNIAHASSQVLQQSTYQLLQQLCCQQLLQIPEQSRCQAIHNVAHAIIMHQQQQQQQEQQQQLQQQQQQQLHQQRQQPSSQVSFQQPQQQYPSSQVSFQPSQLNPQAQGSVQPQQLPQFAEIRNLALQTLPAMCNVYIPPHCSTTIAPFGIFGTN; from the coding sequence ATGAAGACCTTTCTCATCCTTGCCCTCCTTGCTATCGTGGCGACCACCGCCACAACTGCAGTTAGAGTTCCAGTGCCACAATTGCAGCCACAAAATCCATCTCAGCAACAGCCACAAGAGCAAGTTCCATTGGTACAACAACAACAATTTCCAGGGCAGCAACAACAATTTCCACCACAACAGCCATATCCGCAGCCGCAACCATTTCCATCACAACAACCATATCTGCAACTGCAACCATTTCCGCAGCCGCAACCATTTCCGCCACAACTACCATATCCGCAGCCGCAATCATTTCCACCACAACAACCATATCCACAACAGCAACCACAGTATCTACAACCACAACAACCAATTTCGCAGCAACaagcacaacaacaacaacaacaacaacaacaacaacaacaacaacaacaaatcctTCAACAAATTTTGCAACAACAACTGATTCCATGCAGGGATGTTGTCTTGCAACAACACAACATAGCGCATGCAAGCTCACAAGTTTTGCAACAAAGTACTTACCAGCTATTGCAACAATTGTGTTGTCAACAACTGTTGCAGATCCCTGAGCAGTCGAGGTGCCAAGCCATCCATAATGTTGCTCATGCTATTATTatgcatcaacaacaacaacaacaacaagaacaacaacaacagttgcaacaacaacaacagcagcaactgcATCAACAACGACAACAACCATCGAGCCAGGTCTCCTTCCAACAGCCTCAGCAGCAATATCCATCAAGCCAGGTCTCCTTCCAGCCATCTCAGCTAAACCCACAGGCTCAGGGCTCTGTCCAACCTCAACAACTGCCCCAGTTCGCGGAAATAAGGAACCTAGCGCTACAGACGCTACCTGCAATGTGCAATGTCTACATCCCTCCACATTGCTCGACCACCATTGCGCCATTTGGCATCTTTGGTACCAACTGA